One Ogataea parapolymorpha DL-1 chromosome VI, whole genome shotgun sequence DNA window includes the following coding sequences:
- a CDS encoding NADP-specific glutamate dehydrogenase 1, producing MVQPQEPEFEQAYNELYSTLKESTLFQKHPEYEKVIPVVSVPERIIQFRVTWEDDQGNVQVNRGYRVQFNSALGPYKGGLRLHPSVNLSILKFLGYEQIFKNALTGLSMGGGKGGSDFDPKGKSDNEIRRFCTAFIRQLARHIGQFTDVPAGDIGTTGREIGFMFGAYKQMQNQFEGVLTGKGLTWGGSLIRPEATGYGLVYYVEKMIEKATNGKESFAGKRVAISGSGNVAQYAALKVIELGGTVVSLSDSKGCIICQSGITKEHIEAIIEAKVKFLSLKDIIGEYSAFETTPVQYIDGARPWVHAGKVDVALPCATQNEVSGEEAKALVAVGCKYLAEGSNMGSTQEAIDVFEAERKSASSVGDSIWYAPGKAANCGGVAVSGLEMAQNSQRVQWTAEEVDKKLKDIMVNCFNTCYETAVSYSAETNKDTLPSLVMGANVAGFVKVAEAMKAQGDWW from the coding sequence ATGGTCCAACCACAAGAGCCAGAATTCGAGCAAGCCTACAACGAATTGTACTCCACCCTCAAGGAGTCTACTCTGTTCCAGAAGCACCCAGAGTACGAGAAGGTGATTCCGGTTGTCTCTGTTCCAGAGAGAATCATCCAGTTCAGAGTCACCTGGGAGGACGACCAGGGCAATGTCCAGGTCAACAGAGGTTACAGAGTCCAGTTCAACTCTGCTCTGGGTCCATACAAGGGAGGTCTGAGATTGCACCCAAGTGTTAACCTTTCGATCCTCAAGTTCCTTGGATACGAGcaaattttcaagaacGCCTTGACCGGTCTCTCCATGGGAGGTGGTAAGGGTGGATCTGACTTCGACCCTAAGGGAAAGagcgacaacgagatcagaAGATTCTGCACTGCCTTCATCAGACAGCTTGCCAGACACATTGGCCAGTTCACCGAtgttccagctggtgaCATTGGTACCACCGGACGTGAGATCGGATTCATGTTCGGTGCCTACAAGCAGATGCAGAACCAGTTCGAGGGTGTGCTGACCGGTAAGGGATTGACCTGGGGTGGTTCTTTGATCAGACCAGAGGCCACCGGTTACGGTCTGGTCTACTACGTCGAGAAGATGATCGAGAAGGCCACCAACGGAAAGGAGTCTTTTGCTGGCAAAAGAGTTGCTATCTCGGGATCCGGTAACGTTGCTCAGTACGCCGCTTTGAAGGTCATCGAACTTGGAGGAACCGTTGTTTCTCTTTCCGACTCGAAGGGCTGCATCATCTGCCAATCTGGTATCACCAAGGAGCACATCGAGGCCATCATCGAGGCCAAGGTCAAGttcttgtctttgaaggACATCATTGGTGAGTACTCCGCTTTCGAAACCACCCCTGTCCAATACATCGACGGTGCCAGACCATGGGTTCACGCCGGTAAGGTCGATGTCGCTCTGCCATGTGCTACCCAAAACGAGGTCTCTGGCGAGGAAGCCAAGGCTTTGGTTGCTGTTGGCTGCAAGTACCTTGCTGAGGGATCCAACATGGGCTCCACCCAGGAGGCCATTGACGTTTTCGAGGCCGAGAGAAAGAGCGCTTCTTCCGTTGGCGACAGTATCTGGTACGCTCCAGGTAAGGCTGCTAACTGTGGTGGTGTTGCTGTTTCAGGTCTGGAGATGGCACAGAATTCTCAGAGAGTCCAATGGACTGCTGAGGAGGTCgacaagaagctcaaggacATCATGGTCAACTGCTTCAATACCTGCTACGAAACTGCTGTTTCCTACAGCGCCGAGACCAACAAGGACACCTTGCCATCGCTCGTCATGGGTGCCAACGTTGCCGGTTTCGTTAAGGTTGCTGAGGCCATGAAGGCTCAAGGTGACTGGTG